In the Buteo buteo chromosome 8, bButBut1.hap1.1, whole genome shotgun sequence genome, CAAAAGAACTCTTTCTGGAGATTTATGAGCATATGAAAAGAGGGAGTTACAATGAGTTGTGTAGCTGCGTAGAAACTGTAATTACAGCGATCTCTGCGATACTCAGGGGTCACTACATTTCTCCGCTGTCATGCAGGATGCGGCCATCCTTCTTACCAGAACGGGGTCCCAAAATTTCCTTTTgggaaaactgttttccatCTAGTACTTGGCATCCTTCTCTCATGGGTGAGTAAGCGAAAGGCAAAGTGAGAGTGCCAGCCCCACTGCGAGCAAAGTGCTGGGTATGCAGTTAGACAATTGTCGTGGCTGGAGTGGAGGAGGCATTCCCATCTCCCCTCCAGCTGTTCGCTTGCGCTGCTATTCACCCTCGCgttggttttgctgtttgggGCTGTGCTGTGAACTAGGTCACGGAAAGGATCCAAGGCAAAAGCGTGGcgagggggagaaaagggatttttttgttttgttttccagtggtGCTGTTTGCTTGCTGAGAATTGTGTTGACACAACAGAGAGTGGTGAACCGTGGTGTGGAGGTGGAAGCTACTTAACACCAGCTTTCTCGTTAGGGCCGAAATACAGTGCAACTGTACCCTCTGGCTGAAGGAGCTTTCTTTCACACAGGGCCAGAAGCTCTGCAAACAGACCCTGCCTTCAGTGGAGTCCTGCGAGTTGTAATGATCTTTTGTGAAGCCGTTTTAATTGGCTAAATTGGGCTTTCAGTTCACATTTGTTTGTGGAGGGATGGGGCTGCTGCTTTACGCAGCATTATTGTCCTTGCCCAGAGGAGTAGGGTAAGAATCATCAATCATAGTGACTTAGTAGCATTCAAAGACTGTGCTTAGTTTGGGTATGGTTGTGCTATGTAGGATACACTTACAGCTTGTCTTCTCTAGCTTTGCTCAGGCTCTAGTGGTGGGCACTATTGGGCTGGTGGCTAATCCAGGGTTGACTTCTGTCTATGCCATTGAAAGAGCTCCAACCCAGAGGTGTAGTTTAGTATGTCACTTGTCTTTTGGTCCCCTCCCTATCTTTTCCCCAGTAGTTCCAGAAGCTTTTCTGGGGTAAGGCTGGTCCCCTTCCTGCTGTAAAGTAGACCAGGAGGTAGGTAACCAGCTTGGCTTGGCTTGGCTATGAGCAGTGTGTGTTTGGACTGTGCTCCTCCCTCCTTGGTTTCTTCATCTCATCCTGCTCAGACTGGGAGTGGTGTCTAGCTAGCAGCCCAGGCTATCCTTTGTTGGCCAAATCGAGGAAGCCTTGTTGATAATCAGCCTTGGCTGGGCACCAGACAAAGCTAGTggtcttctgctttttccagctgaagttGGGCAGATACATTTTATTCCCAGGACCTCTGTAAATGTTTTGACAGGAAGATCTATTTAGCTACTGGTGTGTCCTGCAGCTGGGGTAAAGAGGTGGTGCAGAGTCCCCAGGTTCATCGTACTGCTTTTGACAACAATCCAGGAGACTTAATGTTTTTTGGGGGCCGCCTTGTTGACTTTTCACAGAGCTGTGTCAAAACCGTTGCTCTTGTTTACACAGAAAACGAAAGTTGGCATGATCCAGCCTGCCCTAACGTTCCTGTGTTGGTCTTCCCATGagtctgctttctctgcctggtGCCCAGCGCTGCCTTGCTTCACCCACCATCACATGGGCACTGCTCATTCATGGGTCCTGTCTAGGCAGCCTGTGCATTTCCACAGCAGTCTCCACTTGCCAAAATGTTCTCCGGCATCTCCAGAGAAGTGTgaccctgtgctgctgggggtgaGAGGGGTCAGAAGAGGAGCTCTGTTCCCAGTCGCTGTCTCAGCTCTGATTCTTCTGTCTGGGAGTCAGGGGATAATTCTTTTATGTGGTTAGAAGAAAAGGCTGGGAGTTGATACTTTCCTAGAAGCCTAGGAAAAATGCATAACCCTTCCTGATGTATGCTGGCAGCTCTCCTTGCTTTTCCTATTCCTGTAATGTGGTGGTATGTGTTTGTGAAGATAGTGGTTGTTCTCAAAAGGACTCCAGTAACATCACAGTCGGTGGTTTAAACCTATAAAACTTGTTATCACCTTTTGTACAACTGAGGGTGTTTCTGGTTTGTAATGCCTGATGATTACAAGGTCCTGTGTAGACATCTCCTCTGTTGGAATCGTAGCCCTTTTTGAAGGTAGGGGGGTGGTGGCCTCACCCCCGTTGATTGGAGAGGGACAAAGAGGAAGGATTTTTCCATGGTTGCCTAGGACAGTAGCAGGACAGAGGTAAAAATCAGCTTTAATGAGTCCCAGCCTATTACTGAAGCCATAAGCTACAGGCTGTGTGCAAGTCTAGGAAGTTAACGAGTGTTAAAATCATGTGTCCCAGGCTGGGGGATTTTTATTCCTGTTACAGTAATGATGCCATTTTCCAAACTGTGCCGTGCCTTGGCTTTATGTTTCACTGTGTTTAAATCCATCTtcattcctcccctccccaaaccgGGCCTTACGTTCCCATCCTTATTTGTCCTTCCTAGCTTCTCTGCTGCCTTTAAGCAGCTTTCTCGAGGCACGATATGCACTTCGAGCTTGGGAATTCCTGTACACAAAaggtcccccccccgccttctccTTTCCAAGAGCCCTGGCAAGCCCAAGTGTTGTGCAAATACCTGCAGCTCTCCATGCAGCGGGAACGCTTCTTTACTTCGTTGCAGATTGCACCGCCAGCCAAGGAACCCTGTGGGGAAGAGGCTTCATTCTTTGGCACGGCTTGCATGTGGTAGAGCTCTCTGCTCGGTTACGAGCTTTTCTGGAGGTGTTAGTGGAGGAATCTTATGGTTGGAAAGAATAGTTGGCCAAGTATAAAGCCTGATTTCTGTTGTTGTCCCTCTGTGtttggagagggagagggcTGAAAGCAGTGGTCGACTGTTTTATTGCTAACAGCTTTGAAAACTGCTGTGAACAGAAAATGACAGAGGgatctaatttaatttttaaagcgGTCTTTTGCACGCTCTGGAAGTATAGCATGGCTGTAGTCCTGTGCTGGCTGGAGGTAGCAGGCGTCTGGGCAGGAGGCATGTGAGAGTGCTCCTGCATGCCAAATGCTGGGCTGTGCCAAGGTACCTCTGTCCGTAGCTGCAACCCCTCTGCCTGCACCTCTTCACCGTTTGCATGCGTTTCCCCAAACTGGTGACTAACTCCCCTTCATTCCATTTCTCTTCTCACCTAACACAGGATGTGGATTTGGAAAGCGGGATGGTGTCTACCCCTCTTCCTCACAGGGTTCAGGGGTTTTGACATGTCACCATTGGGAATTGTACTGATGTCACCCTGTTCCTGTTCCAAAAAACATGACCCTCTTCTGCCCTTTACGGATGGGACTTAAGCTTCTGTTCCAACTGGAAGTACGTTGTAAGAAGTGTTGGCCCACATGAGCTAGAAATGATCTCTAATCAGCTCTCCCCAGTGTTAttagtgtgtatatatagagagacaatttttaataaaattcaatTCTTCAAGGCCCAAATTAGCTTCTGGAGGCAAAGGTTACAAAGAAAGGGAGGTGCTTATAGTACCATTGATTGTATAGTAACTAATGCTTGTAAAATGTGGGCACACCTTCCAGTTGTGAAAACAAAGCAGGTTCAGACATGGTGGTCTGATCCTCTCCTGCATTTCTCCTAGGAAAGTcaccctcaccccccaccccttccccctGTATATAGGCTATAATGCTGCCGTTCAAAATCTGGGGAGTATTGGGGCTGTGTATTACACAGGTGAAGAAATGGGGGTGTGGAAGTTGAGCCTGGTACTTTTTCTGGGGGTGAATTTTTGTATCTAGGCTGCTGAGCCTTCTTCAAGTTACTGTCTTTTCCAGGTGACTTACGCTGTTTCTTCTGGATTTTTAGATGAATGGGCTAGACTTTGCAAAACAGAGATACCTTATCAGTTTGCTTAAAGCTCTACAAATGCATGTATTTCACTAGACCGGAAAGAGAGATACCGGCCAGGACAAGCTTGTGAATTGGTCACAGTGAGATGAGTGGTGACATGTGGCTAAGGTGAGGGAATTGCTGCAGTAGGAATGATGTCTTGCTTTGCTTAGAGTGCACTGCCATGCCTGTTTCTTTCCTCAGGTCGATCGTGAGGAGCCGagcaccctccctcccctcccctcttaTCGGATTCCTCGTAAGTGAAGCTCGCTCACTCTTTGAGGACCAGACCTCACTGATGACTGGGAAGCAAAGAGTACCCAGGAAAGCACTTTTACCACGGACTCCACCTCAGGAGCACCAGGAACTTGTCTTCTAAGTAAAATCTGTGCCCCTTCTGTGCAGACCTGATGTCTGCTGCAATGGATACAGAATCAACATATTCGGGATACTCCCACTACTCAGGTCACTCCAAAAAAGCCCACAGACAAGGGTaaggaaatgtttatttttaattacttactGCTCTAAGCTAGGACATGTCCCGTGGTAAAAAATTGTAAGCCAGGATGAAATCAGTGGGGCCACAGCTCTGGAGGAGATGCATGTGGAGAGTCCTTATGAGGAACATAGTGAAGAGACTGGAAGCAATAATGCTGGTAATTTAATGATATTCAACCTGTTGGATGCAGGCTGGGGTAATGTATGGCCAGCAAGATTGGGATAGTGCCCACAGAAGGATAAGATCACTTAACTCTGCTCTTGAAGTGCAAGGGATGAGTAGAGTCTCTGGGGAGAAGACATCAGTCGTCCTAAACCAGTAATTGCCAGTTTTCTCTTCTGATGCCATTTCTTTATTGTGTAATAAGGTTTTCTGTCTCTCCCCACCATCCTCCTGGCTATTCTGTTGCtgatgtgttgggtttttttaatagaatttgaGTGGTACTTGAGTCCACAACAAGTCCTTTATCGGCATTGATTTGACTAGAAGTCTGGCTTTTCTGAGCAAGTCCTCTCTGTTGTGGTAGTTCAGCAGCCTCAAAAACCATCTTGCTCTGAAAATTCTGATTACTTGGAAacattatccttttttttccctgcatcaTCATTAGTTTTACATGCAAAATGTGTGCCACTTACAGTCTTTGCAACTTAGAACTGAGCTGGTCCAAAATaactttgcatttcagaagcaattaTCCTGTGTGGTTGGAAAAGTAATTCTTCCATGAAATGAAGTCTCTTTGCTCGCAGTCCAGTTATTGAGTAAAACATCTCTTGTttgccttttctcccttccttaacacccccacccccaatatGGATGGCCCTTTGAAGCTTAGAATGCCATGTGGAAAGATGCCTTCAAAGTTCccaaaacaacataaaaatccTAGAGCCTCTTACTGTGAACAGGAAAAAGTCTCATCCCAGGAAACCTTTGGGCTTTGGGAATTCCAAGAGAGATGCAGtggagagagcagagctgggacactGGATGCTCCTGAGCTTTaagccagtccctgagcacaGTGAGGGTCTCTGGTGTAAAGGCTGCTTTCCTGTCCAGgcaggaagggggaggaaaataTTGGTGAGCAGGTTGGTGGAGCTTAACTCATCTTGACACATCCTCAGACAAGAAGCTGTGAGGTCTACAAGGGTATTCTGGAAGTAAGAACTAGCCTGGTACCCTTGATGTTCTTGCTGTCTTTGTAAGAGGTTAACTGGGGGTTATTAACTGGTGGAAATAAACTTCACCAATTGTCCTACAGTGTTAAGGTCCTAGTTGGCAAGACTCTACGTTGCAGGAGCTAAAGCTGTCTTGATTAATTCCTTCTGTTAACTGCACATGTCCCTGTGAGACACTGTTGCAGATGGAGAGCTGTGTAGACCAGTTAATCCCCAGTGGAATTGCCAGTTGTTTGGAGAATGCGACCTTCCCTTCCAAGCACAGCACTGGCAGAAGCTGTTTTAAGAGAAGATGAGGTGGTGGGGGTGTACCTCTGTCCCCTTTGCTCCCCTTGCTGATCACTGAGAGGGTAGACTGTCCCAGCCACCAGGCTGTAGGCTGGTCTGGGCAAGGTCCCTCTCTACCTCTTCCAAAGCTTGTTTTGTCACAGATTGGGTCAATATTGATCAAGAGATGGGCAAGCATGACTATGACCTAATGCTTAGGGCACCTGCTGCAGGTAAAGGTGTAGCAGATTCCAGGCCCTGCTCCAGAAATTATCTAGTAACGTTGTTCTCCTCTTGCTCTGTTTGGAAAAGGAGTCGGGACAGGCACAAATCACCGCGAAGCAAAGACGGCAGTCGGTCTGAGAAGTCCGTCACTATCCAGACACCTCCTGCAGAGCCGCTGCTTGGGAACGATGCCTCTCGGGCAGAGGAGGGCCAGGTAAGGAGGGAGTGAAAGCAAACGTGGAGCGTGATTTCTGGAACAGAGCATGTGACTTACCGGCACATGGGTAGGAAAAAAGTGTTGCTCACGTGCTGTTAGTAAAGAATCATGACTTATGGGTACACTTTATTCATGCATAAAGCCAAAGTCTCAATCAGTTTTATCTTTTCTGAGAAGCATTATTTTTGACAGCACCAGTGCTGATATGACTACTCCTGGGGCACTAATTTGCCTCTGTCTCCAGAGCGTCATCTGCCAAGCTCTGTAGAAACATCTGTAGATAACATCCGTTATCTCACTGTGCATTATTCAGGTCAACCCTTTCACCTGTAtgtgcagttttgtttttaagcaggATTTGCTCTAGGTAATTGTGTAAAGCACGTAAGGACCAGGATCCTGGTAGAGAAAGGAGGCAAGAAATGTAAAACTAATGTGAAATAGCTGGGAAGGAGGATGAACTCAGTGGAAGTTATACATTAACACTGGGTTAAATAAAGAATGGAATAACGCTGGGTTTAGATTGCACCTAGGATGGATCCAGTACTCTTGCTGCTCTAGCAGTTGATGTGAAGATGcatattcattttcaaagaatGGCTGATGCTGCAAGATATAGAATGCAGGATGTTTCAGTGCCTCCTGGGCTGGATTTGGGGTGTGTTAATCCTTGGCTGTGGGGCTCCACCTCtgccctttcagaaaaaaaaaaaaagtgatgcctAGTTTCCACCCAATCTGTGTAGGGTAGTACATGTAACAGTACTCGTGTAGCCACAGGTGGGCTCACTTCATGTACTGCCATTTGGTATTTTGTCATCAGATGCTTGTTTTCATGAGTCCCAGATATTACTTCAAATAGATCTAAAAGTGCTGGTGAATTCTTAAGCCCTTCTTTTCATGCTGACCTCCTCAATTTGAATTAAAGCCAAAGCGAAATAAGTTGATGCATGAGCAAGACTTctctgctggggagcagggtgCCCTGGATTGGGTACAACAACTTTGTACCACTAAAGATTTAGACTTATATTTCCAAATaactgcacatttttttttgcttatgctACTTTAAAATGGGAAGAGCTGTTATAAGAGGTAGACTGAGACTAGAGTTGCCTGTTGTCTTCAGGGCTGTAGCCTTAAGCTGCTGTGGTGTTTCTGTCCCTTCTGTCTTCCACACAGTTTCTCAGTTCATCAAATGGAGGAAACTATGCAGAGCTATTTCATGCATAAACATAAAATAGTTGAAATGCTTAGATTGCTTTACTGAAGACACTGGCAAAGAGGGAAATGTGATAGGATTATGCTGCTTTTCAGGACATACTACAATGCAGATATCTCTTCTGGGGCCTCTGTTTTGGTGAGAAgcaactcaaaaaaacccctcgtATTAATTCAAGATGCTGACTGTTTGTGGTTGGTCTGTCTCAAAACCCTACTGCTCTAGGCATGGGAGGTATTCATGTCTTGGAGTGCATTAGAAGTTAAATCCGTGGAGTTGTTCAAAGTAGTCCTGCTGCCTCTGTCTagtcctttcccagagattcTTGAAGAGTCTTTCCTCtaacttttttaaagaagtgaatAAAGGTTTAAAATGATgcctgtttctttaaaattaaatgctttgatCAGCATGTGTAGCTGCAGAAGTCTGGGAGAAGGTGTAAATCCTATTATTGACACCGGCTGCAGGAAGATATAGTCAGGAGGGTAGGAGGAAGAGCAAAACGTGTGCTTCCGAGTGTTGCAGCTACAAAGGTGTCAGGTACCAAGCAACAATGCGCATGTATTGCCACTGTTTGGTGTGTTTGTGGGAAGCATCAGAAGTCCTCATGTGCATGAGtcactccagcagcagctgtgagtcAAATCCATACATGTCAGTGTAACTCTTTGGCCCTGCCAACACCGGGAAGGAGCAATTGGAGGCATCGTGGGATGGGAGAACTAGCTTGCAGAAGTCCCCAGTATTAGCTAGGGAAGAAGTGAGACTTTCAGAAAACGTAATGTGATCTGAAGCTTGACTATATGGCGACTGTATTTCAGGTAAGCTTCTTCGTGCCTGAGTGGCTTCTGACAATATCCTGGACTCTAATACCAGAGCTACTTGGTAGTCTAAGATCCTCTAAACTTAAAGTCCCATGCCTGAAAATATCCTCTGTGACCACCTGTGATTTGTTGGTTTAACTAAACTTTTATTAGAATGTCAGCTATTGAGGGCAGCGCTACTGTAGaggagaataaaagaaaacaaagtggaGGAACTTGCTGGCAGTGCGGTTGCTTCTGTTACGGATGGAAAAATAATGTGTGAACATGTTTTTGATTGTGTAACAACAACAACTGGcttgaaacactgaaatgaagaTTTCCCTTCCAGGTGCTTCTGTGGTGCACTTGCACCGCAGAATTTGTGGGCTGGAAGAGTGCTAGTCCTTGCCCTGCACATGGGAACTGGTGATTACTGCAGTTTCCAAGAGTTATGTGATATTACTTAAGTGTGCTGGAAGAGGAACCGCTGGGGTACAGTGAGTGGTATAGCAAGCTGAGCTACCTGCTCTACAGTAACAAGTTTTTAGCACTAATGTTTATAGTCACTGGTTTGGACAAGTTGCTGTTGTTTCCAAACCTTTCCTAATTTTCAGGCTTGATTATTCAATATGTTGACAGTGttgcttttgctatttttttttttttttttttctgggacttAAGTCTATTGTAGCAATCCCTTTCGGGGCAAGAAGAATAGAAGACCTGGAAGAAGTAACCTGattatttcaatattatttttgtttatctcTTCCTCTCTCAGGATGACAACTGGGGTGAGACCACAACAGCAATCACAGGCACCTCTGAGCACAGTATTTCCCAGGAGGACATTGCCCGGATCAGTAAGGATCTGGAGGACAGTGTTGGGTTGGACTGCAAACGTTACCTGGGCTTAACAGTGGCAGCTGTTCTCGGACTTCTTGTCTTCCTTACCCCCATCGCCTTCATTCTGTTACCCCAGATCCTGTGGCGGGATGATCTGGAGCCGTGTGGTACTGTTTGTGAGGGACTGTTCATCTCTGTGGCATTTAAACTCCTCATTCTTCTGATTGGGACCTGGGCTCTGTTCTTCCGCCAGCCCAAGGCAGATATACCAAGGGTGTTTGTGTTTCGGGCCCTTCTGTTGGTCCTCATATTCCTGTTTGTGTTTTCCTACTGGCTCTTTTACGGCGTTCGCATCTTGGACTCGAAGGACACCAACTACCAAGGAATAGTACAGTACGCGGTGTCTCTGGTGGATGCTCTGCTCTTCATTCACTACCTGGCCATTGTGCTGCTGGAGCTAaggcagctgcagcccatgTTCACTGTCAAGGTAGTTCGGTCAACAGACGGAGAGTCGCGATACTACAGCTTGGGGCACTTGAGGTAGGTACAACGCCTTGAAGTCCAGCGGCGTAGATAAGCGTGGCTATGCTGTAGCATGAAGCATCAACTGCTTTTGTACATGCGATATTGCTGGTTTCTGAATCCTCCCCCAGAGGAGCCCTAGAGTCTCTCCACAGTTACCAAActgaacctctcttcccctctgAGTGTGGGAGAGGTTGTCCCTGCTTCAGAGGAGTCTGTGCATTTCTGTAAATGGAAAGAGCTGACGGCACAACTTCAGGCTGATCATTGGGCTAAGCCTGATGAGATCTTTAAGATCTTCTCTGGGCTTCTTGCCCTGTCTCCTTactggaggaaaggggaaaggccTCCTTGTTTAGCCAGGGCTGGCTTGTGCTCTTCGGCTCTATATGGATCAGTTTAGGTATAGGTATAGATCAGTTTGCTGGGTCAGATCTATCTGGGCGTGTTTGGGAGCTGTGCAATATCCATAGGTGTGACACCTGCATGCCTACTTCCACCTTCCTGCTGGGGTTAATGCTTTCCTCAGCAAAGGTATAAGAAAGGACAGATGTCTCAATCTCCTTAGTTCCTATGTCCTGTGAAGCTCTCTAGAAATCTCTTAGTTCCTGTGCCCTGTGAAGCAGGCAGCTGAGCTCTGAAGATGATTCCCCAGACTGTATGGGCACTTAAACATCTGTTCTGCTTATCCTGTCCAGACCCCTATGGCATGCGTATCTATTGCAGATGGAGAGATTAGTGTCTGCTGGTTTAAGTGGACGTAGGAACAGTCTCCTGCAGCCATTAGCTGAGCAATGGAATTGCTTTGAAGCAGATTTAGTGGTTGAAGCTCAAGTCTGGGAGTTGACTCCTGGATATTGTTTCTGGCTTAATGGAAGAACTCAAGGCCTTTTGGGTGGACTAGGTCTGGattctgctgtattttcccTCTCTGTAAAATGTGAAGGAGAGCCCCTCTTGTGTAGTGGAAGTGTTCCCATTGACTTAATGAAAGGTCACCttcagggattaaaaaaaatgaactaatCTCAGCTGGTTTTCTtgtgaaacctttttttttttttttttttaaactcaaaaaTTACTCTGTGGTACATGGCAGATCCAGCGTAGCCTTTATGACTAGGGAGATGGAGAGATGACTACCAAAGAGTTCCCCTGTGCCACAGCTTTGTGGCTTGAGGTGTGCTGCAGCAGTTCTCTCGTAAGTGAATTCTGCACAGAAACTTCAgtacatgtatatacacacctatatacacacacagtgTGCAGGTTTGGTTTGAGAGAGTTTGCTGGTTGCTCGGTGGTAGATTGTGGGTTTGTGTTCAGAGGAATTAAGATCCTACGCCTGCTAAAGTCTGCATGCCTGGCTTTAACCATGTAAGTAGCCTTGCCATTGGAGGCAAAGAGCTTGCTTGAGAATCAAGGCCTAAATATTTAATAGCACATGTGTTAGAAATGGTGTTCTCTCCAATTCTCTCTTTGTAGCAAGGTTTTGAAGTGCCTTGGGTGATGCGAGGGCAGCAAAGAGTTGTAAAACCTAGGGTGAAATCTGAGATGTATGAAAAATTAATAGCTTTCATTTGTTGGCAAGCCGATTGCAATTTTGTTTGGCATATTGAATCCAAACCATGCAGCATGTAGATGCTTCAGTGTCTTGTGTTACAGGAGAGTCTTGCCAAGCATGTCCAATAATGGTAAACTAGTGTTGCTTTTTCCTTAGTTTCTGAAAGATGAGTATAATATGTATTGACACATGTTTTGAAGCCtgtgtgtttttccatctttaCTAATGTAAAGGTAGAACTGTGTAGGTTTGATCAGTGGCCAAGTGTCTCCCAACTAAGGGAGagttcattctctctccctcttgctATGATCAACAGGAAGAGTTACTTGCGCGTTAACAGTGAGAGCTGCTGGTCTTGATACAGAGTGTGGCCCCAACGTGACAAACGCTGTAAGAAGTGTATGTAGTTGGTATCTCCTTCAACTTCTAAAGGCTTAGGATTGTGAGATATTTATGTAAAACATGAGAAATTTGGGATCTTTTGAACATCTTTGCAGCATAATTTTGCAAAGTTTCCGTAAAGGTCTTGACATGCTTGTCGGTGAAATGTCAGGGTCACGAGGGGCTGCCTTCTGCCTCTGGCTCTCTGGCTCAGGCATGGGGCTGGAATGGGAGGTCTGTTGATGGGAAAATGTGGTGACATGCAAGGACAGTTTGGTTTATTCAGGAAGACTGGAGAAGCAGCTTCATGGTTGTAGCTGTGATGGAGTATGGATACATACTACTTGTTGCTGCCTCTGGGCTCTCCATTTGCCACCATGCATGCTTGCTTCACCCCAGCACTTTTAAAGGGGTCTTAGGTTGTGGGCTGCCACCTGGAAGGAGCAAGCATGCTTTAACAGGTATAGCAATCTGACTACCTCCTGAAATCAAAACCTTGCTGCCTCACTCCAGCCTTTTGCCCTCTTCACGCTCTCAGATATCTTCAAAGTTTTGCTCCCTTGGCTGTTCATGGAGTCTGTCTTGCTCAACTGTCCAGGGTGCTCTGGAGAAGCTGGTGGCAAGAAGGCTCTTGAGACGTCTTATCTTGTTCAATGTTGCTTCTTGGAGTAGCTCTGGATTTTCCGCAGGAAAATTGTTGCTATCAACCTTTTTAATCCAAGGTGGAAGCTTTCAAATTCTCTTTTCTGATGAGGCCGAGGGACCTGCTATGTAAGTATGAGGAAGACAGACTTtctgggggagaagggaagaaaacaatagCTCAGCCACCATTTTCTGGAAAACCATGTTTTTGCCAGGCAGGGTACAGACAGGATTTTCCACCCTCCCTGGCTCCAAATGCagcaaagaagctgaaaatgctGAGTTAGGTATTCCACTCCACCCCCGAGGGCTCTAGGTCCAGGAGGGTAAGCATATTTGGGAGTAGTTCCCCAAATTCATATTATAATCAACCTATTAATAGGCTGGCTTGGTCCCACCCCCAGCACTTTGGCTGTAGCTTTTCTTCTGGGAGACTTGACTGCCAAAACGAGCATTCCCTTTGGCATTGATTCAGGAGCTTGGGGGGGaggtaaaaattaaattggagTCCCAGTGAACATGGTGCCAAGTCTCAGCTCAACTGattgctctgctgcttctggtaGGAAGGGCTGCCACGCAGGGGGAACGCTTTAAGCTGGTATGTACGGGTAAAGAGCGGGGAAGAGAGTAGATGCAAGAAAGGTCAAGCCTGGGAAAATGCGAGAGGTTGGGTGGGGATGCTGGCGAGACTTTTGGAAGCAACAACAAAGGTGGGGGAGAGCGACAGTAGATAactttttcagttgaaaagcTGATACTTTTGTGAGCTGAGGCTTGGATTTGCAGCCGAGGATTTGGTTTGTCCTTACAGATAGGGACACTGATGGAGCCTGTCATCCACAGTTCAGTACCTTCTGGATAGCTCAGAAACTACATAGGAAGGATGTTGCTGGAGAAAACCCTCCTTTTCTGTAGTTAGGGTGCTAAACATATTCCCTTCCTCTCCAGTGAATACTCTTTCCCCACCCTAGAGCTTTGCTAGTCTAGACAGCTCAAGAAAATGAATGGCTTCAAACACATGTGGTAATTACTG is a window encoding:
- the VANGL1 gene encoding vang-like protein 1, with protein sequence MSAAMDTESTYSGYSHYSGHSKKAHRQGSRDRHKSPRSKDGSRSEKSVTIQTPPAEPLLGNDASRAEEGQDDNWGETTTAITGTSEHSISQEDIARISKDLEDSVGLDCKRYLGLTVAAVLGLLVFLTPIAFILLPQILWRDDLEPCGTVCEGLFISVAFKLLILLIGTWALFFRQPKADIPRVFVFRALLLVLIFLFVFSYWLFYGVRILDSKDTNYQGIVQYAVSLVDALLFIHYLAIVLLELRQLQPMFTVKVVRSTDGESRYYSLGHLSIQRAALVVLENYYKDFTVYNPALLTASKSRAAKHMAGLKVYNVDGPGNNASGQSRAMIAAAARRRDSSHNELYYEEADHERRVKKRRARLVVAVEEAFTHIKRLQAEEQQKAPGEMMDPREAAQAIFPSMARALQKYLRTTRQQQYHSMESILQHLSFCITNNMTPKAFLERYLNPGPTLQYDRDRWFSKQWTLVSEEAVTSGLQDGIVFVLKCLDFSLVVNVKKIPFIKLSEEFIDPKSHKFVLRLQSETSV